From a region of the Triticum aestivum cultivar Chinese Spring chromosome 7D, IWGSC CS RefSeq v2.1, whole genome shotgun sequence genome:
- the LOC123168202 gene encoding ent-kaurene oxidase 2, translating to MESLLAALPAGGGGAVAAAAAAVGGLAAAAALAAKAGVVGTGRTNAPPAVPGLPLIGNLHQLKEKKPHKTFAKWSDIYGPIYTIKTGASSVAVLNSSEVAKEAMVAKYSSISTRKLPKALSVLTRDKTMVAISDYGDFHKMVKRLVMSGMLGSSAQRQFRDTRDMMMDNMLSTFHTLVTDDPHSPLNFREVFKDELFRLSLIQSLGEDVGSVYVKEFGREISKDEIYQITVVDMMMCAIDVDWRDFFPYLSWIPNKGFETRVRTAESRRTAVMQALIHQQKKRIANGEARASYLDFLLAEKALTDEQLMMLVWEAVIEAADTTLVTTEWAMYELAKNPEKQDRLYQEIRDVCGDETVTEDHLPRLPYLNAVFHETLRFHSPVPLVPPRFVHENTKLAGYDVPAGTELVINLYGCNMNKKDWEEPEEWRPERFVDGRFEAADMYKTMAFGAGRRSCAGSLQATTISCAAMARFVQDFAWRLKEGDEDKVDTVQLTSYKLHPLHVHLSPRGRK from the exons CTGTTCCTGGTTTACCTCTTATTGGAAATCTGCACCAGTTAAAAGAGAAGAAGCCCCATAAGACCTTCGCAAAATGGTCTGATATTTATGGGCCAATATACACCATAAAGACTGGGGCTTCATCAGTAGCTGTGCTCAACTCTTCTGAAGTAGCCAAGGAG GCTATGGTTGCGAAATACTCATCCATTTCTACTCGAAAGCTACCTAAAGCATTGTCAGTGCTGACTCGTGATAAAACGATGGTTGCTATAAGTGACTACGGTGACTTCCACAAAATGGTGAAGCGTTTAGTTATGTCGGGCATGTTGGGCTCTTCTGCTCAG AGACAATTTAGGGACACAAGAGATATGATGATGGACAACATGTTAAGCACTTTCCATACGTTGGTGACTGACGACCCACATTCTCCTCTGAACTTCAGAGAAGTTTTCAAGGACGAGCTGTTCCGCCTGTCCTTGATCCAG AGTTTAGGCGAGGATGTGGGTTCAGTTTATGTGAAGGAGTTTGGGAGGGAGATATCGAAGGATGAAATTTACCAGATCACCGTGGTTGACATGATGATGTGTGCAATCGATGTTGATTGGAGGGATTTCTTCCCATACCTCAGCTGGATCCCAAACAAGGGCTTCGAAACAAGAGTTCGTACCGCAGAATCTAGGCGAACCGCGGTGATGCAAGCCTTGATCCATCAACAGAAAAAGAGAATTGCGAATGGCGAG GCCAGGGCATCCTATCTGGACTTCTTGCTGGCAGAGAAGGCACTGACAGACGAACAGCTGATGATGCTGGTGTGGGAGGCGGTCATCGAGGCTGCGGACACTACTTTGGTGACGACCGAGTGGGCAATGTATGAGCTGGCTAAAAACCCAGAAAAACAG GATCGACTCTACCAGGAGATCCGGGACGTGTGCGGCGACGAGACGGTCACTGAGGATCACCTGCCACGGCTGCCGTACCTCAACGCCGTGTTCCACGAGACGCTGCGGTTCCATTCTCCTGTCCCATTGGTGCCTCCAAGGTTCGTCCATGAGAACACCAAACTGGCCGGCTACGACGTCCCAGCCGGCACTGAG CTGGTCATCAACCTGTACGGGTGCAACATGAACAAGAAGGACTGGGAGGAGCCCGAGGAGTGGAGGCCAGAGAGGTTCGTGGATGGGAGGTTCGAGGCTGCGGACATGTACAAGACCATGGCGTTCGGCGCCGGGAGGAGGTCCTGCGCCGGGAGCCTGCAGGCCACGACCATCTCGTGCGCCGCCATGGCGCGCTTCGTGCAGGACTTCGCCTGGAGGCTCAAGGAGGGCGACGAGGACAAGGTGGACACTGTGCAACTCACCAGCTACAAGCTCCACCCGCTCCACGTGCATCTCTCGCCGAGAGGGAGGAAGTGA